In Fodinibius saliphilus, a genomic segment contains:
- a CDS encoding dihydroorotase, protein MSYTPNLLLKNIKPVGGDFDGSDIVDLRIIDGKIAEIGNELNPKENEEVHDGKEAYLSGGWMDMHVHLREPGYEHKETIETGCAAAAFGGFTEVACMPNTNPAIDSRDVVEFIKKKAEDLPVEVHPIGCVSKEREGKSIAEMGDMKKGGAVAFSDDGDPVYNAQLMRVALEYSSMLEMPIINHEEDLKLSRPGHMHEGKESAKLGIDGTPGIAEEVMIARDILLAEFTGGHIHVAHISTAKAVDLVRQAKAKGINVTTEVCPHHFDLTDEEIERRDFDTNVKMHPPLRSQEDVDAMIKGLADGTIDAICTDHAPHAIQEKEVEFIYAPNGIIGLETAWSVSVRQLLDSGVLDLNELLAKIVEKPREILNLEIPKIEKGAKANLTLFNIDEEWTFDEDKVHSKSANSPYLGDQMKGRAEAIYNKGRFVINEI, encoded by the coding sequence ATGAGTTACACACCTAATTTACTGCTTAAAAATATAAAGCCGGTTGGCGGCGATTTTGACGGTTCAGATATTGTTGATCTTCGTATTATCGACGGGAAAATTGCTGAGATCGGTAATGAACTAAATCCCAAAGAAAATGAAGAGGTCCATGACGGGAAAGAAGCCTATCTTTCCGGTGGTTGGATGGATATGCATGTACATTTGCGTGAGCCCGGTTATGAGCACAAGGAAACCATCGAGACCGGTTGTGCTGCGGCAGCTTTTGGTGGTTTTACGGAGGTAGCATGCATGCCGAATACGAACCCTGCTATTGACAGTCGAGATGTAGTAGAGTTTATCAAGAAAAAAGCAGAAGACCTCCCGGTTGAAGTTCATCCGATTGGGTGTGTATCTAAAGAGCGAGAAGGTAAATCTATTGCTGAAATGGGGGATATGAAGAAGGGAGGTGCTGTCGCATTTAGTGATGACGGTGATCCCGTTTATAATGCTCAGCTTATGCGCGTGGCACTGGAGTATTCTTCCATGCTGGAGATGCCTATTATTAATCATGAAGAGGATCTAAAGCTTTCTCGCCCCGGTCATATGCACGAAGGGAAAGAGTCGGCCAAGCTCGGCATTGACGGCACTCCGGGAATAGCTGAAGAGGTGATGATTGCCCGTGATATTTTATTAGCAGAATTTACCGGCGGTCATATTCACGTGGCACATATCAGCACGGCCAAAGCGGTGGATTTAGTGCGTCAGGCGAAAGCCAAAGGTATTAATGTGACTACAGAGGTATGTCCACATCATTTTGACTTGACGGATGAAGAGATTGAACGACGCGATTTTGATACGAATGTAAAGATGCATCCCCCGCTTCGCAGCCAGGAAGATGTAGATGCGATGATCAAAGGATTAGCAGATGGTACTATTGATGCGATCTGTACCGACCATGCACCACATGCTATCCAGGAAAAAGAGGTAGAGTTTATTTATGCTCCTAATGGAATTATTGGGTTGGAAACAGCTTGGAGCGTGAGCGTACGGCAGCTTTTGGATTCGGGTGTTTTAGATCTGAACGAACTTCTTGCCAAGATAGTAGAGAAACCACGAGAAATTTTAAATCTTGAAATCCCTAAAATAGAAAAGGGAGCTAAGGCCAATTTGACGCTCTTTAATATTGATGAGGAGTGGACCTTTGATGAGGATAAAGTGCATTCTAAGTCCGCAAATTCTCCATACCTGGGTGATCAGATGAAAGGGCGAGCTGAAGCAATCTATAATAAAGGGCGATTTGTTATTAATGAGATATAA
- a CDS encoding DUF3857 domain-containing protein — protein MFTVLYRYTVIIGVSLLVLTSSLYAQQFQDADFGVIPDSLYHLSSSGAPYTITNKEMDVSFEEKGGSIVATLEHHVRLKVFDKTAREASIISIPYYYDNNMERISDISGWTHLPSGNQIALRQDDIRTVNINSRYNVKEFTMPTVVDGAILEYRYTIERRYIEELPDFFLSHPVPTEAAKLTITYPNYLRYKQLTENYSGSVDNSFVYTDTSSVPKIFTIPQPKPIVTERWMAYDIPATEKEPYITSLDDHRAKFKFMMSEFGIPRQTLDIGWDVVVAKLRKNTNPLTEIRKNSYAHAKGDSIAKAHTGNNAKEIQNHVFRYLNERMSFSGAHSPYSNTRSRAVLAGEVADQAAINQTLVAMLRGAGIKAFPVLVSTRKSGAINKSFPSFYQFNAQMVRSHIEGQTYVMDASFSHSQPGLIPVDMYNDEGLEFKTRSFEWFKIAPNKSRFDIEVDVEAQLTSQGTLRGTIISHQKGYPTQQIRRQRTDGMNDADIVSRALFDGYGDIKLDSVSIRNLNEYDRSAEISARFEIEDYATSFSNGLEYRPMIVGYRMSNPFGDASRDLPVTLDAPEKLNVSYSITLPSGFSVEGIRRDQSLSMDGAEFSELYKLEPEQLNYSYQININRKDFSVQLFPQLYNLYSRWVQLSNSKWLIKR, from the coding sequence ATGTTCACAGTATTGTATCGCTATACAGTAATTATTGGTGTTAGTCTCCTCGTACTAACATCCAGTCTATATGCTCAACAGTTTCAAGATGCAGATTTTGGCGTTATTCCTGATTCTTTATACCACTTAAGCAGTTCTGGAGCTCCTTATACTATTACTAATAAGGAGATGGACGTCTCTTTTGAAGAAAAGGGGGGCTCTATCGTTGCCACTCTTGAACATCATGTTCGTCTCAAAGTGTTTGATAAAACAGCTCGAGAGGCTTCTATTATTTCTATTCCATATTATTATGATAACAACATGGAACGGATTTCAGATATCAGTGGGTGGACGCACCTGCCGTCAGGGAATCAGATAGCTTTACGACAGGATGATATCCGAACGGTAAATATCAACTCACGGTATAACGTTAAAGAGTTTACCATGCCGACGGTTGTTGATGGGGCTATATTGGAATATCGATATACTATTGAGCGTCGTTATATAGAGGAGTTACCCGACTTTTTCCTCTCACATCCTGTTCCTACTGAAGCTGCTAAGCTGACGATAACCTATCCCAACTATTTGCGCTACAAGCAGTTGACGGAAAACTATAGTGGATCGGTTGATAACAGTTTTGTCTATACGGATACCAGCTCTGTTCCCAAGATTTTTACTATTCCACAGCCCAAGCCTATCGTCACAGAACGGTGGATGGCCTATGATATCCCTGCTACCGAGAAGGAACCCTACATAACATCTTTGGATGATCACCGGGCGAAATTTAAATTTATGATGAGTGAGTTCGGGATCCCGCGACAGACGCTTGATATCGGTTGGGATGTGGTGGTTGCCAAGCTCCGTAAGAATACAAATCCACTGACTGAGATAAGAAAAAACAGCTATGCTCATGCAAAGGGGGATTCTATTGCCAAGGCACATACCGGGAATAACGCAAAAGAGATTCAGAATCACGTTTTCCGATATTTGAATGAGCGGATGAGTTTTTCCGGAGCTCATTCTCCCTATAGTAATACAAGAAGCAGAGCCGTTTTAGCAGGCGAGGTTGCTGATCAGGCTGCAATCAATCAAACGTTGGTAGCAATGCTTCGTGGGGCAGGAATTAAAGCTTTTCCGGTGCTGGTTTCCACAAGAAAATCGGGTGCTATTAATAAAAGTTTCCCCTCTTTCTACCAGTTTAATGCCCAAATGGTACGCTCACACATCGAGGGGCAAACATATGTAATGGACGCCAGTTTTAGCCACAGTCAGCCCGGACTTATTCCTGTGGATATGTACAATGATGAAGGATTAGAGTTTAAGACTCGTTCTTTTGAGTGGTTTAAGATAGCCCCTAATAAAAGTCGATTCGATATCGAAGTGGACGTTGAAGCTCAGCTGACATCCCAGGGAACCCTAAGAGGTACGATTATATCCCATCAAAAGGGATATCCTACACAGCAGATACGTAGGCAGCGTACTGATGGGATGAATGATGCCGATATTGTTAGTAGAGCTCTATTTGACGGATATGGGGATATAAAATTAGATAGTGTAAGTATTCGTAATTTAAATGAATATGACCGCTCGGCAGAGATTTCTGCTCGTTTTGAAATTGAAGATTATGCAACTAGTTTTTCGAATGGTCTGGAGTACCGTCCCATGATTGTGGGCTACCGGATGAGTAATCCTTTTGGCGATGCCAGCCGCGATCTGCCAGTTACATTGGATGCTCCTGAAAAGCTTAATGTTTCATATTCAATTACATTGCCTTCCGGTTTTTCTGTTGAGGGTATAAGACGAGATCAGTCTCTGAGTATGGATGGGGCCGAATTTAGCGAGCTGTACAAGCTGGAACCGGAACAGTTAAATTACAGTTACCAGATCAATATTAACCGGAAAGATTTTTCAGTACAGCTATTTCCCCAGCTATATAATTTGTATAGCCGATGGGTGCAGCTTAGTAATAGTAAGTGGCTTATTAAACGATAG
- the xseA gene encoding exodeoxyribonuclease VII large subunit: MPQSDLFESATLSVTELTQDIKAVLEGNFLDVKVEGEVSNASTSRSGHTYFTLKDEDAQLSCVIWRGVSRSIDAEVVDGQHIIAGGDIQVYPPHGKYQLIVRSLEQAGKGALQEAFEKLKKKLKEEGLFEDSHKKPLPKFPFKIGVITSATGAAFHDIRDTLERRWPIADVLLHHASVQGVNAAPELVKAINHFSLENNVDLLIVGRGGGSLEDLWPFNEEAVARALFNCKVPTISAVGHEVDFSISDFVADARAATPTQAAIVATPDINEVRMYADDLTNRLHDIMESRVSEKKERVQQLVQSHALRVVKQTVANNHERVNNLTERLRHRKKLHFMQKREKLSELQHRLELKNPNTALEEGYSRIWQKGNWVQTLENFDADRPATIEWKDGKTKVG; this comes from the coding sequence ATGCCTCAGTCTGACCTTTTCGAATCTGCAACGCTCTCTGTCACCGAACTAACCCAAGATATTAAAGCAGTGCTCGAAGGAAATTTTCTGGATGTTAAAGTAGAGGGAGAAGTCAGCAATGCATCTACCAGCCGAAGCGGACATACCTATTTTACGCTCAAAGACGAAGATGCACAGCTCTCGTGCGTAATTTGGCGCGGTGTTTCTAGATCTATTGATGCAGAAGTAGTAGATGGACAACACATTATTGCCGGAGGTGACATCCAGGTGTATCCCCCCCACGGCAAATATCAGCTTATTGTTCGTTCACTGGAACAAGCCGGAAAAGGTGCACTGCAAGAAGCTTTTGAAAAGCTGAAAAAAAAGCTGAAAGAGGAAGGGCTTTTTGAGGATAGCCATAAAAAACCACTACCCAAATTCCCTTTCAAAATAGGCGTTATCACTTCGGCTACCGGTGCCGCGTTTCATGATATACGGGATACCCTGGAGCGCCGCTGGCCTATAGCAGATGTCTTGCTGCATCATGCAAGTGTTCAGGGCGTAAATGCTGCCCCTGAACTTGTTAAAGCAATCAATCATTTCTCCCTGGAAAACAATGTAGACCTTCTCATTGTTGGTCGTGGCGGTGGTTCGTTGGAAGACCTCTGGCCATTTAATGAGGAAGCTGTAGCCCGCGCACTTTTTAATTGCAAAGTTCCTACTATCAGTGCAGTGGGTCACGAAGTTGACTTTAGCATCTCAGATTTCGTGGCCGATGCCCGTGCTGCTACCCCAACCCAGGCAGCTATTGTAGCTACCCCTGACATCAATGAAGTACGTATGTATGCTGATGACCTTACCAATCGCTTACATGATATCATGGAGAGTCGGGTGAGCGAGAAAAAGGAACGAGTACAGCAGTTGGTACAATCACATGCTTTACGAGTGGTCAAACAAACCGTTGCTAATAATCATGAACGTGTTAATAATCTGACGGAACGGCTGCGACATCGAAAAAAACTTCACTTTATGCAAAAGCGGGAAAAACTTTCGGAACTACAACATCGATTGGAGCTCAAAAATCCTAATACCGCCCTGGAAGAAGGATATTCTCGTATCTGGCAAAAAGGGAACTGGGTTCAAACACTGGAGAATTTTGATGCCGATCGCCCCGCTACGATTGAGTGGAAAGATGGCAAAACTAAAGTAGGCTAA